One window from the genome of Phormidium ambiguum IAM M-71 encodes:
- the groL gene encoding chaperonin GroEL (60 kDa chaperone family; promotes refolding of misfolded polypeptides especially under stressful conditions; forms two stacked rings of heptamers to form a barrel-shaped 14mer; ends can be capped by GroES; misfolded proteins enter the barrel where they are refolded when GroES binds): MAKRIIYNENARRALEKGIDILAEAVAVTLGPKGRNVVLEKKFGAPQIVNDGVTIAKEIELEDHIENTGVALIRQAASKTNDAAGDGTTTATVLAHAMVKEGLRNVAAGANAIALKRGIDKATNFLVDQIKAHARQVEETKAIAQVGTISAGNDEEVGNMIAEAMDKVGKEGVISLEEGKSMTTELEITEGMRFDKGYISPYFVTDAERMEAVLDEPFILLTDKKIALVQDLVPVLEQVARSGKPLLIIAEDIEKEALATLVVNRLRGVLNVASVKAPGFGDRRKAMLEDIAVLTGGQVITEDAGLKLESTKLDMLGRARRITITKDNTTIVAEGNEKAVKSRCDQIRRQMEETDSSYDKEKLQERLAKLAGGVAVVKVGAATETEMKDRKLRLEDAINATKAAVEEGIVPGGGTTLAHLAPQVDKWANSNLTGEELTGALIVARALTAPLKRIAENAGQNGAVIAERVKEKDFNVGFDAAKNDFVDMFEAGIVDPAKVTRSALQNAASIAGMVLTTECIVVDKPEPKDNAPAGAGAGMGGDFDY; the protein is encoded by the coding sequence ATGGCTAAGCGCATCATCTACAACGAAAACGCTCGTCGTGCCCTAGAAAAGGGAATTGACATTCTAGCAGAAGCAGTTGCAGTAACATTAGGCCCCAAAGGTCGCAACGTAGTGTTAGAAAAGAAATTCGGCGCACCTCAAATTGTTAACGATGGTGTAACCATTGCTAAAGAAATTGAACTAGAAGATCATATTGAAAACACTGGCGTTGCTTTGATTCGTCAAGCTGCTTCCAAGACTAACGATGCTGCTGGAGACGGTACTACCACTGCAACAGTTTTAGCTCATGCAATGGTAAAAGAAGGTCTGCGTAACGTTGCTGCTGGTGCAAATGCGATCGCACTCAAGCGCGGTATCGACAAAGCTACCAACTTCTTAGTTGACCAAATTAAAGCACACGCTCGTCAAGTAGAAGAAACCAAAGCCATTGCTCAAGTTGGTACCATCTCTGCTGGTAACGATGAAGAAGTCGGCAACATGATCGCCGAAGCAATGGATAAAGTTGGTAAAGAAGGCGTGATTTCCCTGGAAGAAGGTAAGTCCATGACTACCGAGTTGGAAATCACCGAAGGGATGCGTTTTGATAAAGGTTACATTTCTCCTTACTTTGTCACCGATGCAGAACGGATGGAAGCTGTATTAGATGAACCTTTCATCCTGTTAACTGACAAAAAGATTGCTTTGGTACAAGACTTAGTACCTGTACTCGAACAAGTTGCTCGTTCTGGTAAGCCATTACTGATTATTGCTGAAGATATTGAAAAAGAAGCTTTGGCAACTTTGGTAGTTAACCGCCTGCGTGGTGTGTTGAACGTAGCTTCTGTGAAAGCTCCTGGTTTTGGCGATCGTCGCAAAGCTATGCTGGAAGATATCGCAGTCTTAACTGGTGGTCAAGTAATCACCGAAGATGCAGGTCTGAAGCTAGAAAGCACCAAGCTAGATATGCTGGGTAGAGCACGCCGCATCACCATCACCAAAGACAATACTACGATCGTTGCTGAAGGTAACGAAAAAGCAGTTAAATCTCGCTGCGATCAAATCCGTCGTCAAATGGAAGAAACAGACTCTTCCTACGACAAGGAAAAACTGCAAGAACGTTTGGCTAAACTAGCTGGTGGCGTTGCAGTTGTGAAAGTCGGTGCAGCTACCGAAACCGAAATGAAAGACCGCAAGCTGCGCTTAGAAGACGCGATTAACGCAACCAAAGCTGCTGTGGAAGAAGGGATTGTTCCCGGTGGTGGTACAACTTTAGCTCACTTGGCTCCTCAAGTTGACAAATGGGCTAACAGCAACCTGACTGGTGAAGAGTTGACTGGCGCTTTAATTGTAGCTCGTGCTTTGACCGCTCCTCTGAAGAGAATCGCTGAAAACGCTGGTCAAAACGGCGCAGTAATCGCTGAAAGAGTGAAGGAAAAAGACTTCAACGTTGGTTTCGATGCCGCTAAGAACGATTTCGTTGATATGTTTGAAGCTGGTATCGTTGACCCTGCTAAAGTAACTCGTTCTGCTCTGCAAAACGCTGCTTCTATTGCTGGTATGGTGTTAACCACCGAATGTATCGTGGTTGATAAGCCTGAACCCAAGGATAATGCTCCTGCTGGTGCTGGCGCTGGCATGGGTGGCGATTTCGATTACTAA
- a CDS encoding type II toxin-antitoxin system VapC family toxin has translation MSQIKIFFDTNVLVYAHDKSASYHTNSAELLKMAVESKIQGVIAEQNMIELYRILTNPTAMKGNALTASQARDLINGAYLGGTFEVVYPIRSTLDRALQLAVNGNFVSARIFDIRLAALILDANINYFATYNISDFQGITGLNPLTPEQIMAFLPT, from the coding sequence ATGAGTCAGATTAAGATATTCTTCGATACAAATGTCCTGGTATATGCTCACGATAAATCTGCCAGCTATCACACCAACTCCGCAGAACTGCTTAAAATGGCTGTAGAAAGTAAAATTCAAGGTGTAATTGCGGAACAGAACATGATTGAGCTATACAGGATTCTCACCAATCCTACAGCGATGAAAGGTAATGCTTTAACTGCATCCCAAGCAAGAGATCTAATCAATGGAGCTTACTTAGGAGGTACATTTGAGGTTGTCTATCCAATCCGTTCTACTCTAGACAGAGCATTGCAACTAGCAGTTAATGGAAATTTTGTTTCAGCTAGAATTTTTGATATTCGGTTAGCTGCTTTGATTTTAGATGCAAATATTAACTATTTTGCTACTTACAATATCAGCGATTTTCAGGGAATCACAGGCTTAAATCCTTTGACTCCAGAGCAAATAATGGCTTTTTTACCAACATAG
- a CDS encoding ZIP family metal transporter, translating to MIPLWMQAGFWGLVGGSALLIGAAIGYFFPIPKRAIAGIMAFGAGVLISALAFELMDEAYHRGGFDSTAIGFISGAVVYTAFNWYLARQGAQHRKRSGKHQPSEAENQGSGLAIAFGALLDGIPESIVIGVSLIQGGAVSWVTVAAVFLSNIPEGLSSAAGMKQAGRSLRYIFGVWSAIAILSGVAALIGYAVFRHFSTEVIAATTAVAAGAILAMLVDTMIPEAFEQAHEFAGLITVFGFLIAFILSKLGG from the coding sequence ATGATTCCATTGTGGATGCAAGCGGGTTTTTGGGGATTGGTTGGTGGTTCTGCGCTATTAATAGGAGCAGCTATAGGTTATTTTTTCCCAATTCCTAAAAGAGCGATCGCAGGCATAATGGCATTTGGTGCTGGCGTGCTAATCTCAGCTTTGGCATTTGAACTGATGGACGAAGCCTATCACCGAGGCGGCTTTGACTCAACAGCCATAGGGTTTATTAGTGGTGCAGTAGTCTACACAGCCTTTAACTGGTATCTCGCGCGTCAGGGAGCCCAACACCGCAAACGATCGGGAAAACACCAACCTTCAGAGGCTGAAAATCAGGGTAGCGGATTAGCGATCGCTTTTGGTGCCCTCTTAGATGGTATCCCAGAGTCGATCGTCATCGGAGTCAGTTTGATTCAAGGCGGTGCAGTTAGCTGGGTGACAGTTGCAGCGGTTTTCCTTTCCAACATTCCCGAAGGACTTTCCAGTGCAGCCGGGATGAAGCAAGCGGGGAGATCCTTGCGGTACATTTTTGGAGTGTGGAGTGCGATCGCAATTTTATCAGGAGTAGCAGCACTAATCGGCTATGCAGTTTTCCGGCACTTTTCCACTGAAGTAATAGCCGCAACCACAGCAGTTGCCGCAGGTGCAATTCTAGCAATGTTAGTAGATACAATGATTCCCGAAGCCTTTGAGCAAGCACATGAATTTGCCGGATTAATCACCGTTTTTGGTTTTCTGATAGCCTTTATTTTAAGTAAGCTAGGCGGGTAA
- a CDS encoding Uma2 family endonuclease → MVLTPLKLNLNSVHLTDEQFYQLCQNNRELNFERNAKGELIIMPPVGGESGNREADLTIDLGIWNRQTQLGYTFSSSTVFKLPNGGDRSPDAAWIRRERWEALTPEQRRKFPPIAPDFVIELRSETDNLSTLQEKMREYLDAGVRLGWLINPQQQQVEIYRLGQAVEIRNLPTELLGEDVLPGFSLRLNIY, encoded by the coding sequence ATGGTACTCACTCCCCTAAAATTAAACTTAAATTCAGTTCATTTAACTGATGAACAATTCTATCAACTTTGCCAAAATAACCGCGAGTTGAACTTTGAACGTAATGCAAAAGGAGAATTAATTATTATGCCTCCAGTTGGCGGAGAAAGTGGTAATCGAGAAGCAGATTTAACTATCGATTTGGGAATCTGGAATCGGCAAACTCAACTCGGTTATACTTTCAGTTCTTCTACTGTTTTTAAGTTACCAAATGGTGGCGATCGATCTCCTGATGCGGCTTGGATTAGGCGCGAACGTTGGGAAGCTTTGACACCAGAGCAAAGGCGGAAATTTCCCCCCATTGCACCAGATTTTGTAATTGAATTAAGGTCAGAAACAGATAATTTGTCAACTTTACAAGAGAAGATGCGAGAATATTTGGATGCGGGAGTAAGATTGGGTTGGTTGATTAATCCCCAACAGCAACAGGTGGAAATTTATCGTTTAGGACAAGCAGTAGAAATAAGAAATTTGCCTACTGAATTATTAGGGGAAGATGTGTTACCGGGATTTAGTTTGAGATTAAATATTTATTGA
- a CDS encoding DUF4385 domain-containing protein — MPFDYNLDFKNLNFRSSPELYRVGKGEQGVLLVEPYKSEILPYWRFKTPEIAKESSEKIYQMFLDYLEQDDFVGADMARKFLQMGYTRSRRYANHKSGRKYQKNPQKESTKEAQLEARKNILPNEVDPVKAESAAIFKEKWTLAKTNEKYLQLLHKHKQLYENE; from the coding sequence ATGCCATTTGATTACAATTTGGATTTTAAAAACCTCAATTTTCGCTCCTCTCCTGAACTTTACCGAGTTGGTAAAGGCGAACAAGGAGTACTTTTAGTAGAGCCGTATAAATCCGAAATTCTTCCCTATTGGCGTTTTAAAACTCCTGAAATAGCTAAGGAATCTAGCGAAAAAATCTACCAAATGTTTCTTGATTATTTGGAGCAGGATGACTTTGTAGGTGCGGATATGGCACGCAAGTTTCTCCAAATGGGTTATACTCGATCGCGCCGATATGCTAATCATAAAAGTGGTAGAAAGTATCAGAAAAATCCGCAAAAAGAAAGTACTAAAGAAGCTCAGTTAGAAGCCAGAAAAAATATTCTACCCAATGAAGTCGATCCAGTAAAAGCTGAATCTGCGGCAATATTTAAAGAAAAATGGACGTTGGCTAAAACTAATGAGAAATATTTACAACTTTTACACAAACATAAACAGTTGTATGAAAATGAATAA
- a CDS encoding DUF3891 family protein codes for MIANQNEKGWEIIYHRAHALLAAQIAGNWQKSDRPRRIVETVAAISHHDDLEKEWEGNHLTEVGTPLDFTLIKGVPTGEDIEKLRKLINNSRYRGRWVAMLISMHVSFLTEGNRGESSEIDSFLEEQLQQQKQWREELGISKEEAAQTYAFFQLCDRLSLILCNRQLPAGERYLEIGKDGNDRRYDVIQKQDQTVYVKPWPFEAEKFTVNVEATYLNQVVFENNEALAHALQVSPIKTLEWTFANSSD; via the coding sequence ATGATTGCTAACCAAAATGAGAAAGGTTGGGAAATAATTTATCATCGCGCTCATGCTTTATTAGCAGCACAAATTGCTGGTAATTGGCAAAAAAGCGATCGTCCTAGACGCATTGTAGAAACAGTTGCAGCAATTTCTCATCATGATGATTTAGAAAAGGAATGGGAAGGCAATCATTTAACAGAAGTTGGCACACCTTTAGACTTTACCTTGATTAAAGGAGTGCCAACAGGAGAAGACATAGAAAAACTGCGAAAATTAATTAACAATTCTCGCTATCGGGGACGTTGGGTAGCAATGTTAATTTCGATGCACGTTAGCTTTTTAACTGAAGGAAATAGAGGAGAGTCATCAGAAATAGATAGCTTTCTGGAGGAACAATTACAGCAGCAAAAGCAATGGCGGGAAGAATTAGGAATTAGTAAAGAAGAAGCAGCACAAACTTACGCTTTTTTCCAATTGTGCGATCGACTTTCCCTCATCCTTTGCAATCGTCAATTACCAGCAGGTGAACGCTATTTAGAAATTGGCAAAGATGGCAACGATCGACGTTATGATGTAATTCAAAAACAAGATCAAACTGTGTATGTAAAACCTTGGCCTTTTGAAGCAGAAAAGTTTACTGTTAATGTGGAAGCAACCTACTTAAATCAAGTAGTATTTGAAAACAACGAAGCTTTAGCGCACGCTTTGCAAGTTTCACCAATAAAAACTCTAGAGTGGACTTTTGCTAACTCCTCAGATTAA
- a CDS encoding Tex family protein — protein MLNIPQLLAQELSLAPSQVQNALDLFAEGATIPFIARYRKERTGALDEIQLRNIYDRFTYLTELEARKATILDAIASQGKLTDELKAKIENCLQKNELEDLYLPYKPKRRTRATIAREKGLEPLAEFIKSLNDRNAKPVPLETEAAKYISEEKGVKTAEDALKGASDILAEEVAEKAELRAYLREYFLDDGDFVSRIKEEHPEGSTKFEMYRNYQIPVRNIAPHNMLALLRGESEGILDLDLDFDESFVLSYLESQIIKTKTPQIKEFYQEMLKDAFNRLMKTSLITEVRAEKKAFADLESIQTFESNLRELLLSSPAGMKPTLAIDPGFRTGCKVAVLSETGKFLEYQAIFPYQSAAQRTQAANTLKSLIQKYHIELIAIGNGTASRETDEFVAEVLQGIDRKPIKVIVNESGASIYSASDVAISEFPDLDITVRGAISIGRRLQDPLAELVKIDPKSIGVGQYQHDVDQKLLKKKLDETVESCVNYVGVDLNTASKELLTFVSGMSPTVAKNVVSYRNENGAFKNRRQLLKVPKLGPKAFEQAAGFLRIRGGENPLDNTAVHPESYGVVEAIAKDLNVPIKNITQIAEKLKTTNLKKYVTDTVGLPTLQDIFSELEKPGRDPRAEFKYATFKEGIKEITDLKVGMELEGIITNVANFGAFVDIGVHQDGLVHISQLADRFVKDPKEIVKVGQVVKVQVMEVNEKLKRISLSMKAVNQANAGKK, from the coding sequence ATGTTGAACATTCCCCAACTTCTCGCACAAGAACTTTCTCTCGCACCTTCGCAAGTGCAAAATGCACTCGATCTCTTCGCCGAAGGTGCAACAATTCCCTTCATTGCACGCTATCGTAAAGAACGCACTGGCGCACTTGATGAAATTCAACTTCGCAACATTTATGACAGATTTACTTACCTGACAGAATTAGAAGCAAGGAAAGCAACAATTTTAGATGCGATCGCTTCCCAAGGTAAACTAACTGATGAATTAAAAGCTAAAATCGAAAATTGTCTGCAAAAAAATGAATTAGAAGACCTTTATCTTCCTTATAAACCAAAACGCAGAACTCGCGCCACAATTGCTAGAGAAAAAGGTTTAGAACCTTTAGCAGAATTCATTAAATCTTTGAACGATCGCAATGCTAAACCAGTACCTTTAGAAACCGAAGCAGCAAAATATATTTCTGAAGAAAAGGGAGTAAAAACTGCCGAAGATGCGCTCAAAGGCGCTTCTGATATTTTAGCAGAAGAAGTTGCTGAAAAAGCAGAATTGCGTGCTTACTTGCGCGAGTACTTTTTAGATGATGGCGACTTTGTTTCGCGGATTAAAGAAGAACATCCCGAAGGAAGCACCAAATTTGAAATGTATCGCAACTACCAAATTCCGGTTAGGAATATTGCACCTCACAATATGTTGGCATTGTTGCGCGGTGAAAGTGAAGGAATTTTAGATTTAGACCTCGATTTTGACGAATCATTTGTACTTTCTTACCTGGAATCACAAATCATTAAAACTAAGACTCCGCAAATTAAAGAGTTTTACCAAGAAATGCTCAAAGATGCGTTTAACCGCTTAATGAAAACTTCTTTAATTACCGAAGTTCGCGCCGAAAAGAAAGCTTTTGCTGATTTAGAATCGATTCAAACTTTTGAAAGTAATTTGCGCGAGTTATTGTTATCTTCTCCGGCGGGAATGAAACCAACTTTAGCGATCGATCCCGGATTTCGCACAGGTTGTAAAGTTGCAGTCCTTTCCGAGACAGGCAAATTTTTAGAATATCAAGCAATTTTCCCTTATCAAAGTGCAGCACAACGCACTCAAGCAGCTAACACTTTAAAAAGTTTAATTCAAAAATACCACATTGAATTAATTGCGATCGGAAATGGTACAGCTTCCCGCGAAACAGATGAATTTGTCGCCGAAGTTTTACAAGGGATCGATCGCAAACCAATTAAAGTTATAGTCAACGAATCAGGCGCATCAATTTATTCCGCTTCCGATGTCGCAATTTCCGAATTTCCCGATCTTGATATTACCGTCAGAGGCGCAATTAGCATCGGACGGCGGTTACAAGATCCCTTAGCAGAACTAGTAAAAATCGATCCCAAATCGATCGGTGTTGGACAATATCAACACGATGTCGATCAAAAATTGCTCAAGAAAAAGCTAGATGAAACTGTTGAAAGTTGCGTTAACTATGTTGGCGTAGATTTGAATACCGCATCTAAAGAATTACTCACTTTTGTTTCCGGGATGTCCCCCACAGTCGCCAAAAATGTTGTTAGTTACCGCAACGAAAATGGCGCATTTAAAAATCGCCGCCAACTTTTAAAAGTACCAAAATTAGGCCCAAAAGCTTTTGAACAAGCAGCAGGTTTTTTAAGAATTCGTGGTGGTGAAAATCCCTTAGATAATACAGCCGTGCATCCTGAGAGTTACGGAGTAGTAGAAGCGATCGCCAAAGACCTCAACGTACCTATCAAAAATATTACCCAAATTGCCGAAAAACTCAAAACAACTAACCTAAAAAAATACGTCACCGATACAGTTGGATTACCCACATTACAAGATATTTTCTCCGAATTAGAAAAACCCGGAAGAGATCCCCGCGCCGAATTCAAATATGCTACCTTTAAAGAAGGTATAAAAGAAATTACTGACTTAAAAGTTGGTATGGAATTAGAAGGAATTATCACAAATGTTGCTAACTTTGGCGCATTTGTTGATATTGGTGTGCATCAAGACGGATTAGTGCATATCTCCCAACTTGCCGATCGCTTTGTCAAAGATCCCAAAGAAATAGTCAAAGTCGGACAAGTTGTAAAAGTGCAAGTAATGGAAGTAAATGAAAAACTGAAACGAATTAGCTTATCAATGAAAGCAGTGAATCAAGCTAATGCTGGCAAAAAATAA
- a CDS encoding NAD-dependent epimerase → MAKILVTGVAGFVGFFLAQKLLDRGDEVIGLDNINDYYDVKLKHDRLAQLEGRKNFNFYKLDLADRAGMEQLFAEHQFDKVAHLAAQAGVRYSLQNPHAYVNSNLVGFIHILEGCRHQNVKHLVFASSSSVYGANTKMPFSVHDNVDHPLSLYAATKKANELMAHTYSHLYNLPTTGLRFFTVYGPWGRPDMALFTFTKLILSGKPIDVYNYGKMQRDFTYIDDIVEGVMRTLDKIPESNSQWSGEHPDPSTSKAPYKIYNIGNNQPVELIRFIEVLEDCLGIKAEKNLLPLQPGDVLATYADVDDLAKDVDFKPSTPIEIGIDNFVKWYRSYYKV, encoded by the coding sequence ATGGCAAAAATTTTAGTTACCGGAGTCGCTGGATTTGTTGGCTTTTTTCTAGCACAAAAATTACTGGATAGAGGAGACGAAGTAATCGGATTAGATAATATTAATGATTACTACGACGTAAAACTTAAACATGATAGACTAGCACAATTAGAAGGGAGGAAAAATTTTAACTTTTATAAGTTAGATTTAGCCGATCGCGCAGGCATGGAGCAATTATTTGCCGAGCATCAATTTGATAAGGTAGCACACTTAGCTGCTCAAGCAGGTGTTCGTTATTCTCTGCAAAATCCTCACGCTTATGTTAATAGTAACTTAGTCGGTTTTATCCATATCTTAGAAGGATGTCGCCATCAAAATGTTAAACATTTAGTATTTGCTTCCAGCAGTTCTGTTTATGGCGCAAATACCAAAATGCCATTCTCCGTTCATGATAACGTAGACCATCCATTAAGCCTTTATGCCGCCACTAAAAAAGCTAATGAATTAATGGCACATACTTATAGTCACTTGTATAATTTACCCACAACTGGACTAAGATTCTTCACCGTTTATGGCCCTTGGGGTCGTCCAGATATGGCATTATTTACCTTTACCAAATTGATTTTATCGGGTAAACCAATTGATGTATATAATTATGGCAAAATGCAGCGAGATTTTACTTATATTGATGACATCGTTGAAGGAGTAATGCGTACCTTAGATAAAATCCCTGAATCCAACTCCCAATGGTCAGGAGAACACCCAGATCCCAGTACTAGCAAAGCACCCTACAAAATCTATAATATAGGCAACAATCAACCAGTAGAATTAATCAGATTTATCGAAGTTTTAGAAGATTGTTTGGGAATCAAAGCCGAAAAAAATCTGCTACCTTTGCAACCAGGAGATGTGTTAGCAACCTACGCAGACGTAGACGATTTAGCTAAAGACGTAGACTTTAAACCCAGCACACCAATTGAAATAGGAATTGATAACTTTGTGAAATGGTATCGCTCTTACTACAAAGTTTAA
- a CDS encoding DUF29 domain-containing protein gives MSNLYEMDFYAWTQEQAELLRHKEWQKLDLTNLIEEVESLGKQQRQELRNRLSILIGHLLKWEYQRERRSRSWLATIRVQRRDILRLIRDNPSLKPYLLEVLPEAYENSKDLAVMETNLPYKTFPSVCGYVWEDILNDRFYPGEPSIELEEE, from the coding sequence ATGTCTAATCTTTACGAAATGGATTTTTATGCTTGGACACAAGAACAAGCTGAGTTACTGCGCCACAAAGAGTGGCAAAAGTTAGATTTAACAAATTTAATTGAGGAAGTTGAATCTTTGGGAAAACAACAACGCCAAGAATTGAGAAATCGTTTGAGTATTTTGATTGGTCATTTATTAAAGTGGGAATATCAACGAGAACGGCGCAGTCGCAGTTGGTTGGCAACAATTCGAGTCCAAAGGCGTGATATTTTAAGGTTAATCCGAGATAATCCTAGTTTGAAACCTTACTTGCTAGAAGTTTTACCGGAAGCTTATGAAAATAGCAAAGATTTGGCGGTGATGGAAACTAATTTACCTTACAAAACTTTTCCTTCTGTTTGTGGTTATGTGTGGGAGGATATTTTGAACGATCGCTTTTATCCCGGTGAACCAAGTATTGAGTTAGAGGAAGAGTAA
- a CDS encoding carbon dioxide-concentrating mechanism protein CcmK has translation MPAAVGMVEVKGLPPALAVADAMVKAARVTLVGMEKVSSARYTLIVRGDVAEVTTSVEAGVRAVASVNTEEELLLSYHVIPRPDANVETVLPIHNSREVEVYLRT, from the coding sequence ATGCCAGCAGCGGTCGGTATGGTCGAAGTCAAGGGTCTTCCTCCAGCTTTAGCAGTGGCAGATGCGATGGTGAAAGCCGCCCGTGTAACACTGGTCGGTATGGAGAAAGTCAGCAGTGCCCGTTATACACTTATTGTCCGGGGAGATGTAGCAGAAGTAACAACCTCTGTAGAAGCTGGAGTTAGGGCAGTAGCCTCAGTCAACACAGAAGAAGAGTTATTACTTTCCTATCACGTCATTCCCCGCCCTGATGCCAATGTTGAGACTGTTTTACCAATTCACAATAGTCGGGAAGTGGAAGTTTATCTTCGGACTTGA